The stretch of DNA TCCCACAGATTGTATTTTAAGGATTTCAGCCTCTCttaaatgttgttgttgttgttcgtgGTTTGATTGTACACAATATAAATGGAAGTTCTTTACTAAAGTTGGAGTGGGATAACAACAGAAAAACTAATTAAGTCATTAATGACTTCTGCTATAAAGTGTATATAATTCTTGCACACAACTGTTTTCTCATTAATtccacctccaccccatctccacacTTGGTTAACTCCACTCTCTTAATGAAAGCCGGGAGGTTACCTCTTAATCAAGCTGGTTAAGCCAAACTTCATTATACTTAAGTACTCAAACATTCGCAAAGCATCTGATTCTTGCATGGCGTTATTGCTCGCCGTTATCACAGGACTGAAAATACCGTTCTTAAATGAAGAATTCAATGTGATAGTATCTCTGCTCtacctgtacagtatttattattccTTGTGTAAAAtgctattttattgttttaataattgAACTAAATGGGGTTTTTTTACATACAGGCATGAACACAAAAATACGAAGAGCTGATGTTGATAATAGCTTTCAATTCATTTAAATCCAAGGAATTTTTCAAGTAGATTTTTAGTATTTATCATTCCACAGAAGGCCAGCCTCAGTGCAGTTCCATCTTTGAAATTAGCtgaattcaaataaaatatctaGAATCACCAAATAGTGTATTGTCAGATTACCTTCACTTAAATATAGAATTTTCTTTCTACATAAAAAGGTAACTTGTCATCCATTTTaagcaaatatatatttttgtaaatggcACTGGCTTCCTTTTCATGAGTCGTGCCCTAGCCAGGACTAATAACAAAAGAGAACGACCTACTGTAGGAAAAGTTAACTCCGTTCTGGAGAGTTAAATGGAAAATACAATGTTTGACTATAGAGTCTTGTGACAGTTGAAAGgatttacaaacaaaactgaaTTTTATCTTTTCCATTTTCAGGATGGAGCTAACCTCTACTTCTTTTTTGAAAGCACTCCACTCCAGCCtattcaaaagagaaaacaatttaggaataaacttgttttttttttacaggaaccTCAATATTAGCTGCCTGCTTTTGACAGACAGATTGTAGTACATTCATTCACACAGGCTTCTTACAGCTTAGGAAAGGTGACTGGAATCTGTGTTGGGACAGGAAGCAAGATCAGCAGAGAAGGAAGGAGTACCTGGAGGAGATGAGGGAAATCCAGGAGAGATTGAAGGAGAGGCCTCTTCTATTGGAACAAGTAACACAGGTGGACCCTGGGCTCTGTATTCccattttaaataacttaatttcatatacaCTTATATTTGTATATACCTTAACTTATTCAATTGCATTCTGAATAGTTATTAATACCTAGCAGCTTTTCTTTTGAGTGACTTCCTCAAACAGTTATCGGCGAACCTTTCAATTTGTCtcattttaaaagataaaaaaatatatgtaaggttttttcttgtttgcacAAAATCAAAAAGTGGCATAGTTTGCTTGCCTTTCCTTTTTACAGAAGAACGCCAGACAGGCCGCAGAAAAACGCTACTGTGACACGCTTAAAGAATACGGGCTCAGTGAAGACTTTGTCAGCAGTAAAGTCCCAGGAGCCCAGAAGCACGGTGATGAATCCATCAGCAGTGTATCCCTTTCAAGTGAAGATAAAGAGAGGTGACTGTCagcacagagggagagaggagatgtCTGAACCTTCCATTTCTATAAGAATTTTTCCTATTTCACTCTATAGATTCGGACCTGAACATTAAAAAGATTTCATTTAAGTTTGGCCATTGTTTATACTATTGATTAGTATATTAGATTAATTTCTGGTTTGGAATTGATTCTGCTTTACAATCTTGTACAAAGTTCTaatattttgttattaaaaagagaaatgttttcAGCATGCTTAGATTAAAGTCTAATACacctttgatgtttttttttgtagagtGAATACTGATTCAATCTGCTTTCTTTGGCAGTGTTAACAATCAGTATGCAGAGTCGTCTGCAGGCCAAGAGGAATATCGAGATGATTTTGAAGATAATGATGACAATTTAAACAAGCATGACAATGAAGTGGACAAGGATAAACGTTATAACAAAGaggaaagtgaaaataaatcaaaccaTGAATCCAATAATAATTCTGTCAATGGAGAAAATCATCATAGCACAGATAGCGGAAGTGATAATGAGGACTAGGAATATGAAAAAGACATGCAAAATAGCACCTTCCCAGATTTCTCTTGTAGCAATATCGGGATTCTTTTTTAAGTTAAATCACAACAACTATTTGAAAAATATGTTGAATCAATGATTTGACTAGTATTTCAATAGAAGAGCACCTCCCCTTAAAAATAGTATAGGGTACTTCATTGTTATTCTAATAATCATGGTGATActcaaatatgaaaacccaAAAGATAGAAATCTATAGACAAAATCTATAGTGCAGGTGCTATATGTTTTGTGATCAAATGCAGGATTCTCAGGTGGTATTTTGATCCAAAAATGTAGATTTAATTTTTTCGAGTTGCTTTTCTTTTGCTGTGTAGTGTATTCTGTGAACAGTATTTTCCATCACGCTTGTGCACACATCCATAACAAACATGTGCTGTAGATGTAGATCTTCCTACTTGCATTAAATCTGTCAAAGTGGTGATTGATTttatgaagttttatttaatatttttacatctTAAAAAAAGGATATTCAATGTGTAATCACTAGATCAAAGCTGTTCTGTATGTCATGGGAAAATATAAAGTGTGCTTTTTGTTCTCTCTaaaggtttttttctttattccacATTTTGTGAACCTTGAGGAAGCTGAATTATTTATACTTTACTTGCCAACACACTTCAAACTTTAGTTCAGGATTACAGTGTACACAATTGTGGATTTTCAGGCTGTGCATGTCACTctggaagaaacaaaaaatgtctGCTACTCAACGTACACATGAACACAGGACATACACATTACCTTACAAAAATATTGAAAGTACCAATGCTTATTTATATAGATGTACATCTAgatgtttagaaaatattttaaaataatgacagaagatacatttctaaCCCCGTGCCAATGTAATTCCTGTGCCTCCACTTTTCTGTGGTACTCTATTTATTGCATCAGTATCAATTTAATCAAGCCTCATGTAGCCTGCAGGGTCTCAATAATGTTGAAATAGGATTCCATGCACTGCCAGACACATGGCTGTCCAATTCAATCAGCCTCTTCCAATCTCattccacatttttttaaagccctCCTGACATGAGGCATAGCATCATCCACAAACCATCTCCGTGTGTACATTATCACCATCACATCCAGAAGAAGGTTACGTTCTCTTTTTCTGTGAAAGTAAAAAATGTAAGTGTTTTGACATCTTAATTATAATACAGGTATTCATCTTGGGGAAAAAGAAACATCTGGAAccacaaaaaaacaagtttattttgttttataatattattgtactttaattatatgaaaagtaaaagaaacaacattccAATAATTAAACTGTGAGTTACATGTCCAACATAGTCCTCtcagaaacattacattattgATTAATGGATGTGTTTGAATCTGTATGTCACATTAAGGTCTAACCAGCTTCAActtatttaagtactttaaatagAAAAGGTCTCTTACAACTGTTTGTagatgtccttttttaagagATCATCTTCATCCACTGAGAAGGCTGCTGAAGGCATGGTGGGATGGGTGAAGGTGCTACTCTGAAATCCGCTGCAACTGTTAAAACTGCACTTGCTCTCTACAAAATGAAAACCTTGGCAATTAATTTACACACAACAGAACCATCTCGAGTCATACGGAtataaaatgtttcctttcaTTGACCCATGGATCTGAATTTATTATTACTACTTCCAATATCAGgcttgttaaaataatataaaaggaGCAGGAGACCTTCCTTAGACATTCCAACAAACCTTCTAGGGTAGTCTTGGAAATTGAAGAAATCTGTGGcatgtttttacaaatacaaaaaatggcAGGTGTTGTATCTTCAGGATCACAGTGAAAACTCGAAAAGAGCAACTTAGGTTTTTAAGAGGAAGTACGCATGCAGCAATGCTGATCTCACCTGATGTAATCCCAACAGCACCCTGCTGGGACATGTGATGGGACACCATCATCTCAGTGTTAGTGGTGACTGTGTGGACGTGAGGGGGAATGCAGTAACCAGGAAAGGCTCTGGAGCTGAGCTGCAGCTGAACAACTTCCAGCTTCTCCACGAGGGAAGCATTTTCTGCTTTTACCTTTAGGAAAAGCATATATTCCAGTAATATTACTATTTTTCATCTATTTGACACAGAGGAAATAGTAGGAAATGTCTCCTCATGTCTGCTTTGTCTTTTGATTACATGGAAGTTAAGGTTTAGATAGACTTAGAAATTGGTGTTAACTGCTATTTGTGTTGCTTTCATCTGATGTTTGTTAAAGCCACAGGAATACAGTTATTTCTAACATCTAATTTCAACATTTGTCTCTTAACAATGTCTTTATAATAAAGTCTTATGGCTTACCTTTTCATTGtagttttttgtttcttctatTTCTATTAATAGTCCATCCTGTAAATCAAACCTCTCATTACTCAGGGATTTAAGTCAACATTCACTTtgagcactttgagaagccacctttaaaggcactaaataaataaaaaagtgtattattatattattattataattcagTCTGCGAAGATTTCTTTGGCAGGGGTATTCCTGCTCTGCAGATTAACCAGAAGATCAGTCTACTTCTGTAATAACGGTACGTTTGAGTTGGATATTGTCACTAGGGTCAATAGTGTACTTTCACAAGCACAACAGGCCTTTCTGCTGGATAAAATAGTTCTACTGCTGGACTCTAGTCCTAGAAGCATGAaagtcatttcattttaaaacaaagcttttgattatttaaatgtttgttttttttaaggatttAGGCTGctgataaacatttttctgaagcAATATAATTATTCTGCTATTTATGTTAAATATTGTgttaccttttcttttttcagttcaGCCAACGTTATGGTGACTCTCTCCCTGAAATTCTCGAGTTCTGCCCTAGTGTCTTGCAACTCCAAAAATATGCACTCCTTTAAAAAGATAAACTCATTACGATTAAATGTCTGCCACATTATTGCATGCACTGCATGTGTTGTGCATTGTCTTAGCTATGAAGGAAAACGGGCAGATATTTTTGTTACGTTAGATTGGTTTGGTTTTCTCTTCAAAGTGCATAACACTAACAGCACTCCTCCACAAAGCGAGGCCACTGCCcactagagaaaaaaaaatgcctttgcCCTTCACAAGATGGGTATTAtcataaaacaaatgtaaagtttTGTTTATCTTCACATGACGTGTCTGTAAGAAAGAGGTTACAGTTTTTGTCAGTGTCTTCTGTTGCTCTACCTTCTGGCTTTGCAGAGTCCTGACCTgctgcttctctctctccctgtgtctctccagcTGGGCACGGAGCTCGTCTGTTTCTTGTGCGgccctgctctgctctgtgtgGAGCCTGAGAGCCAGTGCTCTCTCATTCCCCCTCGTCTTCTCCAGCTGTGCCTTCAGCCCCCCCATCTCGGTCGACAAGAGGTCCTGGACGCCAGACAGAAGATGGATTTGGCTGGTTGGAAGTCCTTGTAACTTCACACAAATACGAGAAGAGCAGCGTTCAGCTTGCGCTACTTTGAAATCTGTCCTGCTCCCAGGCTTTTTTCACActttgaaacacattttttacaagGAGCCTCTTTAGCTTCCGCTCAAACAAAGCGCGAGTGATGGTGGCTCGCTCTCTGATGTGTGAGCTCCCTGTGTGAGTGCCTGGTGTCTGAGCAGAGGGGCTTGGAGAGCGCGGTGTCTGTCTGTGAGGAGTGCGCAGGCTGGGGAGACTCGCAAGCACCTGCTCCAGCTCCTGCAGCCAGGATAGAATGACATCGACCGTGAGCATCACTCCTTAAGTAATGTGAAGTACGTAATGCTGATTGTCCAACTTTCcatacaaatgtattttattcagaGCCAAGCTCTAAGAAGTCTTGGAAACACAGCCTGGGATAAcagaagagaccacacactcagagcGGATGGCTTACACTCACAATTTCCTGCTGCTTTTGCTTGATTTCGTTTTCCAAGTGGAGCAGTTCTGTTCCGCTGCCCATCGTGTTCCCCTGCCTTTCCGCCTCTCCCTGCAGCCTGCGCGTTCCTCTCCTGCCCACTTCCTACTCCCCCGCATTTGATGCATTTCATCAGCATTGAAAAGCAAGCCGAGAAAGGCACAGGTGGGTATATTAAAGCTTTGATCATAAAACGTGGAAAATATTAGGAGCAAACCGTTATGAACACAACCTGACAGCTGTAACTTCATAAAAGAGGACAGTCTTTAACCAGTAGAAGACAGAGCATGCTAATATTAACAAACATCTACTACAGTCTCCCATGTGGCCATTTTCAATTAACATAACTCTGTCTATGCCaagagacaaacacacacaggatTGATCTCCTCTCAGTGTGAGGAGACAGGCAACGTCTCTGTTCTTCACCGCACACCATCCTCCATTACCTCTTCCCTGCGCAGGGCAGTGGTGGCCTCTTGCTCTTCTCTACACCTGCGGAGCTCAGCATCCAGCTCAGAGATCCGCTGCAGCAGGGCGTCCTTGTCTCCCCTGACCTGCACAACGTACTTGTCATACTCCTCCCTGATCTTCCTCTCCTTCTTGCAATGGGGGCACTCATGGGCCTTGAAGACATCAGCCGGTAGCCTGTCTGCGGAGATACGGGGGGAGTGCGGCTCACCTCGAGGAGGCTTGTCTCTGGGGGGCTCTGGGGCTGGGGGTCCGGCCGTGCTGCTGGAGCGAGACCACGGgcccctcccccccctctcctccccAGGCCTGCTCTTCAGCGGCCTCGCGGACTGGGGGCTCCCCTCGCCTGTCCCCTCCAGGTGAGGCAGGAAGGCCTTCTGCTCGGGGGCGCCCGCAGAGCCCTCCCGCCGGGACAGGCCTTCCTGCTTCCTGTGGCTCAGCCACGACGGAGGAGCTGGGCTGGAGAGGATGGGGGGCAGACACATCTGGGCCTGCAGGCCCTGCGGAGACACAACCCAGAGCCCATCCTGACAGGCACCTTCCAGGTCCCGTTTTCAAATCTCACAAAATGATGTTTTGAAATggcatttttatattatttatacataATAGAGTTCTGATAGAAACTGCAGTTAAGCCTTTTATAAACATCAAAAGTGGCGGCACACTGTAAGATTTGCTTTAACGTGGTCTTCAGCAGTCAGGGGATACGGCTGCCACACTTCAGGGATCCAGCTGCTCCAGTGTCAGAAGCAGAAGGTAAATCAGACCTGATTggcaatacattttgaaaatggtgatttataaccaaagaaaaaaatacacccaTGGTTCACAAATTGCATTCAGAACATTAACTTTTACGAGCACTTGGACACCATACAGTAAAAATGGATATTTTTAAGTGTGACATAGCAATCCAAAATCTATCTGTTCTATAAGGAGTATGTTCAATTTCAGATGCTCAGAGCTGCTGCTGAAATCACCTTCTTGTCACTGACACATGGCAGCTCGGCCCGCTGTCTGCTGTGGCTGCTTTGGGGTTTTTCAGTCACTTTGGTACTGGTGTTCTGTAAGCAGATCCAAACAAAATCTCCCTTAAAAGTTGGACACAAATGCTTATCAAAGACTACACAAACTGAACCTCTAAAGCTGATGGCCCTGAAACAGACTTCTCTTTCCAGCCTTAAGACATGCTTTTCTGATCTTCCATGATATTCATGTTTTCTCACAACTGACTCGTTTGTCACCTGACATTGCAGTTTTAAATCTGAGGAAAATCCGAACTATTTAAAACATCGGGTAGAAACTGTTTCTAAATCTGTCTGGAGTACTTGTTAGTAAATTATCTGACTTTCAATTTCTATCTTAGAATCAACCTATTGTTATTGTTCTGTGAAGACACAGCTGTTTAGAAAAGGGACTGGACTCGCAGACAGACACGTTGGTGCAGAAATTCATGAACAGCATTCAATTTTATGGAATCTGCCTTGAAGCTGAGAAGCTCAGATCTCTCGCTGCTGTGAAAGCCAATCCGCTGGGCAATGCTGAAGGGTGACAGAATTGCAAGAGATGTACTCAAACAGGATAGCATGCCACAAACGGGGGAAATggaaaatatgcattttttaaataagctaCTTACAATGAGTCGAGCTGTCCAGTCGGTAATAGCATACCTGAAGCACCTGGGCCGCACCGCAGTGGAGCTGGGAGCCCCTGACAGCCCGATTGGGCACTGCCATGGCCCGGCTGGCAAACTGCAGACTGCTCAGTGTCTCCGTGACGGACGACAGGTTAGGGGACACTGTCACGATCAGAGAGGTCAGGCAGTTCCCTCCCAGACTGGAGAAGGAAAAAGGGAATCCAGCAGCCATTGGATGACTCTTACATCAGTTTCAATGCCAGGGGAAATGGAACACAGGCAGTATGGATTCTCACCAGTCCCGCAGAATCCTGGTTAGTTTGGACTCTCTGTAAGGTATATGTTGGCAACCTGCACTGCTCAGGGCAAAAATgacctgaaaatgaaaaaaagaaaaaagatgacCAACATGGCAGGGATTTACAGTGGCATTCGCCATTTTTAATGGTGGCAGAGTAGACCATGTTGTGTTGAAGAGAAAAAACTGAGGTGGATAGCAGGCAGACAAGCACAGGACTGTAAAAATCAGCTTACATTTCCAAATATTGTTAGTGATCGCTTGAGCATCTTGACTTCTTGGGGGTTTGGATGTGCTGCCTGGAAAGATCTTTTTCCATCACTTATAACTCCACTTGTGGGCACCTGCACAGAGAAATCTCACAGTCTTGCCATTACAGACACTTCACCACAACCCTGAGTGACATGGGCTCCTTGCTTTTAAGAGTATCTGTGAGGCCTGCACAGAACAACAGGTTGATtctaaaatagatttaaaatcctaaaaaagaaaaatacttcaACTCAGATTACTTACTCACACTAGAACTGTTCAAGTACTCCAGGCAGATTCAGAAAGTCTTTTATTAGATGTAATAAGAAGGGGGCaatttataattgttttaaaataagaccATAAACAATTGTTGTTGAATATTCTTATAATTGTCATTAATCCTGCCAGTTTGTTCAACAATCAGTGGCAATATTGTGATCTAAAACACTAGCACACTATTGATGTTGATTAATTTGATTTAAGGAAAGAAATTGATGAAAATACTTACTCTGCCTGAGCTAGCAAGATCAACCTGTTGAAGATATGAATACATATATAGCTTATTCTTTACATCCATATGGAAAGAAACAATGCTTCAATCATTCCAATAgcccaaaaaaatgtttttatgctgCAGAAGTTCATGAGGGCCTATGTGGTCATTATTAACACCATGCCCTATGGCCTCTTTTCGTACAGTCACTCAAGAGGACAGAAGCTGTTAAAATTATCATGGGCATCTAGAGAGGCAGACAATGGGATTCCTGAACAAACCAAGAAACATCTCATCTGGGGAAAATCAACACGTCAGATCAAAACCCACGCAGGAAAGCCCCTAAAATTAAGATACAAATACAATGCTCCAAAGCAGTATTTTCTGcgttttatgttaaaaaaataacactggtAATGCAAAAGTGCACTTTATTTAAACTAAGAGGCTGTTTTCAGTGGATGTAAGATGGTAAATGGTTACCAGATCAACAACATAAACAAGTTCTTGAATACAGCAGAACAACTCAAAAACTCCAAAGTTAGATTCATATCTATTAATAATTCTAGGCACACAGGGGACAATAATACTGTTCCTAAAGAGAGATACCACCCTATTCTAACAGAATGTCTAGACTCCACCAAACCATAAATaggttttattatatatatgacCACAATATACTTAAACATTAAGAATAAACACTTACCAGTGTAAGCTTGCTGGCTGTCATTGTTCCTTTATGggctaaaaaaatgtaaagcccTGTTAAATGCTTTAAATTGAATAAGCTAGGATGgcatatatattaaattaaacaacAAGTTTTCATCTTTTGCATCTTGCTTTAAGCTTTAAGCTTTAATCTGTACAGTGGGTGAAAACAGAATTACTACAACACTCATTCAGTGTTCAATCCTATTAATGGACAAAATATGAATATACTGGATACTGAAGTACGTCAACTACATACTACATAATTCACATTATTTAGGTCTTTGaggaaacagaacagaaaacagaagtaTTGTGACTTGCTTCATCTTCTAAACTAACTGACACAGGGAGCTTTTAGTTGTAGCTATTTGGAGCTGGCTTAAAAATCTACTAATTCTAACAGGCAAATGAAAGAAGGCTTACTATCATTTTCATTGACTGGTGTGTTGATGACGATGATATTGAATATTGTATGGCTCTTACTGGCAAACTCACCCTTCAACACTCCTgtagatgaaaaaaaaagaaatgactcCTTTTCATGAAGTTAGAAAAGTAATAGAAATAAGCTTATTAAACTGGACGAATGACCCTTACATACATTGAAACATGATGCCCAGGGAAATACAGCTAAGGTGGTTAAGGCTAAAACAATTCTTTTCCTGCCCGTTGGAGCTCAAGCTGAATGCCCCAGCGTGTGCGGGCTGTCTTGACTTCATGCTGTGATGAGGCTCGAGTGGAGAGCGGTGTCAGAGAGCCAGGGCTGCAGAGGACCGTTCCACAAGGGTGGGACAGAGAAACGGCCCCAGAAATATGCAGCAAAGAGGAGAGGAAGGAGAACAGAAAAGGGGCACAGCAGGCGACAAAGAGTGTCCACGTGGCTGGAAATCTGGGGGGAGGAATCTGTCTGAAAAATCTGTGGATGAACGGAGTGGGTGAAAAGGGAATTAGtccctgagagctggtgtgctcTCTCCCCTCACACATAAGAAGGCTTCATGGGTGAAATGGGTGAAATGTTGAGTCTTTTTCTTTGTGCTTCATATCCTATACTATGATACCCAAACGTCAGACGCAGTGCAGCTGTCAGGAAGAAGCCCCCCATACGACAAGGTGGGTACCCGTGTGTCTGTTGGCAGTGCCCCGTCTGTAGAGCTGCAGCAGGCTCTGGGCGGACGTCACTTCCACCTCTGTCAGCCCTTCCAAGAACACCGTCTCCTCACTCTCGTGGATGCGGCACACCTCTGCCGGCTGGCCGTCCTGGAGCAGGAAGGCAAACACGGATTACGCTGCAGGACCAGTGCGCCTGCAGAGGACTGCAGATGAACCCCGCACCTGTCCCGCTTCTGAAAGAAGGACAAAGCCAAGTGGGTCGTGTACATGGAGAAAGAGAAATCCTTTCAGGCTGAACCTGTGTCTGAAAAGGCTTGAAAACATCAGGTGTTTCTCAGATACTGGTGAGCACCTGGCAAGTAGAGAAGGGTGAAAGACAGACCGTAGCATTTATACTCACACTGGTACGGCGTGCACACAGAAACAACTTACCAAAAGGTCGTAAATCTTCTCATTAGAAATATGAATGAATGAGGCTCTAATTTTGCAGTTTGATGTTTCTGGTGCTGTGTGAGAAATTAAGGTACGGCATGATAATACTGGTAGCACAAATGAATGATAAGGTCATTCAAATAAGAGTTTTTCCCCATGggaaatttgttaaaaaaatacatcaaatatCCCATAAACAGAAGCAATATGAATTAGCCAATAATTAGGCAGCAGATTTACtgtaaaaacaagtttttttaatacatataaacaatatccCTAAGGACCAAATAAAAGAGTTGCAGAGACTAAGATTAAAGAATGGCTTTGCATAACTGTACTGAGATTTGCTTTGCAACACCTCCCTTCATGCAGGGAACTACTGCACAGTTCACAGGGAAAAGCAGCCTGTCATTCACTGGCGTGCGTGTAAAGGGATACAGCGGAATACGTCTTCAGCCACTCTGGTTATTATTCCACGCTGTTTCCCAGTGAGACTCCCTCCCTGTAACGTGTAGGTCTTCCCACTGCCTGCAGATCCATAGGTGATGACACAGCCATTGTATCCTTGTAGCACAAAGTCTACCAGAGGCTGAAAGGACAGATAAAAGGAGACAAGAGCAACAACAGAGCTTGATCAGTGCTGGACTGCAGCGAGTGAATCCTTCCAGTCTAAAAAACTATCAGACAAGAGTTTTAAAACTAGGCTTTCCAAAGGGGCAGAATAACACAACTTTGTGGGATTACAGgtaaaagtgtactgttactttttttttgttgtgtttgtgtctccCTTCTGTTTCCCGCAGGTTATCTGTTTTCCTTCCACTTCACAAAG from Lepisosteus oculatus isolate fLepOcu1 chromosome 17, fLepOcu1.hap2, whole genome shotgun sequence encodes:
- the LOC107079348 gene encoding kinesin-like protein KIF3C isoform X2; the protein is MEEPDIKEIKETKSRSLNKSFQVVIRLCPQEQKSPLPEDMRSCIKVKEPNQIIADSGRGHQPHMLEFDAVWDESASQKDVYESTAKPLVDFVLQGYNGCVITYGSAGSGKTYTLQGGSLTGKQRGIITRVAEDVFRSPETSNCKIRASFIHISNEKIYDLLDGQPAEVCRIHESEETVFLEGLTEVEVTSAQSLLQLYRRGTANRHTGVLKGEFASKSHTIFNIIVINTPVNENDTHKGTMTASKLTLVDLASSGRVPTSGVISDGKRSFQAAHPNPQEVKMLKRSLTIFGNVIFALSSAGCQHIPYRESKLTRILRDCLGGNCLTSLIVTVSPNLSSVTETLSSLQFASRAMAVPNRAVRGSQLHCGAAQVLQNTSTKVTEKPQSSHSRQRAELPCVSDKKGLQAQMCLPPILSSPAPPSWLSHRKQEGLSRREGSAGAPEQKAFLPHLEGTGEGSPQSARPLKSRPGEERGGRGPWSRSSSTAGPPAPEPPRDKPPRGEPHSPRISADRLPADVFKAHECPHCKKERKIREEYDKYVVQVRGDKDALLQRISELDAELRRCREEQEATTALRREEEVGRRGTRRLQGEAERQGNTMGSGTELLHLENEIKQKQQEILQGLPTSQIHLLSGVQDLLSTEMGGLKAQLEKTRGNERALALRLHTEQSRAAQETDELRAQLERHREREKQQECIFLELQDTRAELENFRERVTITLAELKKEKDGLLIEIEETKNYNEKVKAENASLVEKLEVVQLQLSSRAFPGYCIPPHVHTVTTNTEMMVSHHMSQQGAVGITSESKCSFNSCSGFQSSTFTHPTMPSAAFSVDEDDLLKKDIYKQLKRERNLLLDVMVIMYTRRWFVDDAMPHVRRALKKCGMRLEEAD